The proteins below are encoded in one region of Oncorhynchus gorbuscha isolate QuinsamMale2020 ecotype Even-year linkage group LG01, OgorEven_v1.0, whole genome shotgun sequence:
- the zgc:56585 gene encoding 15-hydroxyprostaglandin dehydrogenase [NAD(+)]: MLIIKSGYLVSVMELHGKVALVTGAVQGLGKGFSEILLQKGAKVALLDINESGGKDLKAAFDKEYGPDRTLFLPCTVESEEQLKDAFQKTVEAFGGLDIVCNNAGIIDETNWEKCVSINLNGVVRGTYLALQHMKKQNRGQGGVIVNIASMAGLGPLLTAPIYTATKHGVVGFSRAMADVSSLCDYGVRINVLCPAFVQTAILSSLSLEETAGQFAGLRGVAEKLLEQFGVLEVSEVAKNFLKLVTDESRNREALMVRKEGASYVTFRQVASQLPSILAPSL, translated from the exons ATGTTGATCATCAAATCAG GCTACCTTGTTTCAGTGATGGAGTTACATGGCAAAGTGGCTTTAGTGACTGGTGCGGTGCAAGGTTTGGGAAAAGGTTTCTCAGAAATTCTTTTGCAAAAAGGAGCAAAG GTAGCCCTGTTGGATATAAATGAGTCAGGGGGGAAGGATTTGAAGGCTGCCTTTGATAAAGAATATGGACCAGACAGAACACTGTTTCTTCCCTGCACGGTTGAATCTGAGGAACAACTAAAAG ATGCCTTTCAGAAAACGGTAGAGGCGTTTGGGGGCTTAGACATCGTCTGCAACAACGCTGGTATCATCGATGAGACGAACTGGGAGAAATGTGTGTCTATAAACCTC AATGGAGTGGTGAGAGGCACATATCTGGCTCTCCAGCACATGAAAAAGCAGAACAGAGGGCAGGGAGGCGTCATCGTCAACATAGCGTCTATGGCAG GTTTGGGTCCTCTGCTGACTGCTCCCATCTACACAGCCACCAAACACGGGGTGGTGGGGTTCAGTCGGGCTATGGCG GATGTCTCCAGTTTGTGTGACTACGGGGTGCGAATTAATGTCCTCTGCCCTGCTTTCGTCCAAACCGCCATTCTCTCCTCCCTGAGTTTAGAGGAGACTGCGGGACAGTTCGCAGGTCTGAGGGGAGTGGCAGAGAAACTACTGGAACAGTTTGGTGTGCTTGA AGTCTCTGAGGTAGCCAAGAACTTCTTGAAGCTGGTGACGGATGAGAGTCGAAACAGAGAGGCCCTTATGGTACGGAAGGAGGGAGCTTCATACGTAACGTTTCGCCAAGTGGCTTCCCAGCTGCCCAGTATCCTTGCCCCCTCTCTGTAG